The Motacilla alba alba isolate MOTALB_02 chromosome 13, Motacilla_alba_V1.0_pri, whole genome shotgun sequence sequence ACCCATGACTTTGTCCCATTTTCAATGGTCATTGAGCCATTTACTTCCTTCCTGCTTGAGTTAAAGGAACCTTTTTTGGTTACTTGAaagcttgggttttttccatcaGGATTTGTGCTCCCAAAGCCATTTCCTCCCTTTGCTGACTTACAgggtttaattttcaaaatggaatCTAAGGCCTTTTTTGCCTTGGAAAGACAGAATGTCTGGGGAAGGTGCTTTCCTTGGCCCTCAGTGATGGGAAACCCTTGTGCTGTACCCCTTGGTGGCCCTTGTGTGCGGGGTGGTGACGTTtgtgcctgtccccagtgtcccaggcgCTGCGGGAGAACACGTACCCGTTCCTGGCCGTGATCATGCTCAAGGACCGCAGGATGACGGTGGTGGGGCGGCTGGAGGGCCTCATCCAGGCTGATGACCTCATCAACCAGCTGATGTTCATCATGGATGCCAACCAGACATACCTGGTGTCCGAGCGCCTGGAAAGGTAGGGTGGgaccagagctgcagcagcacaaaccgTGTTgaggcaggctctgctctgtccccttcctccctccagaCACCGTGTGtaggcacagctcagctcctcccGTTCTGTAACACAGCCCATGGGCTCTCCTCTTACCAGGGGCATCATCAGTCCATAAATTCAGGCCATCTTATAGCCAGGGAGCCAGATGTGTTGCACACACAATCCCACCACTGAAAGGTGGATGTGAGTACTCTGTTCTCTGCAACTGGAGCACACCTTTGGCATGCTGGAGCTTTGCAGGGAAAGCTTGGGCAGTAGCCAGTCGGATCCAAGTGGGAGCAAAggcactgcaggcaggagagctggtgtccagggctgtgtgctgctgcctgggctggctgtgctgagctctggctgcttttctgGTGGGCCTCACAAGTCCCTGGTGACTCTTAGGGATGTACAGGTTGCATCCAAAACAGGATGCTGTTTAACCATCTAACTTGCTGTctgtccctcctctgccccatgCTCTGTGTGGGGACCCAGGAACACATTCCAGTTTATGAAATGTGCAAGGAAATACCTGAAGGAGATGAAACCAGGAAGAATCCCAAATATGAGGCAGGAATCCTGGGCACTATTCTTGTGCTGTCTGTCAGCTATGCCAAGCTGCAGGGGTTCAGAAGCATTTTAAGTTCAGTTTTACCCACCCTTGGGAAGCAGTTTGATTGTGAGGGACCTGGCTTGGCCTCTTGGGAGCTTGTGGTACCCCAAGGCATTACCTGCTGTGTGCTTCTCTGAGTTGGAGGCTGCCCCTGCACCCTTGGGTCTACCCTCAGCGTGCCATCCCCTCACTTGAGGGCCTGTTAGCTCTGACCACCTCCCTCTCGTGTttgcagggaagagaggaacCAAACCCAAgtcctgaggcagcagcaggacgaGGCGTATCTGGCGTCCTTGCGTGCGGACCAGGAGAAGGAGCgcaagaagaaggaggaaagggagaggaagaagaagaaggaggaggaagtgcAGCAGCAAAAACTGGCAGAGGAGAGGCGGCGGCAGGTGAGAGCAGAGGGAttgcaggaggggctgcagtgTCCCGTGGGATGCCTGGCCCGCAGTAGGAATTGCTTGTCTTGCTTGGGGCTTGAGCATTGCTGaggctcctggggcagctgtgctgcaggggacGGGCACAAAGGTCAGCTGAGCACACAGCCattgctcctgctccctccttgcCTTGCAGAcgctgcaggaggagaaggagaggaggtCAGAGTGCCTTCCTCCAGAACCGCATCCCGACGACCCGGAGAGTGTCAAGATCATTTTCAAGCTGCCTAACGATTCCAGAGTGGAGCGGCGATTCCACTTCACACAGTCATTGACGGTGAGCTtggggcagagctcaggggggCTTTCTGAGCAAGGGCTGAAGAGACCTTGCAGGTGGCTTTTTTCCTTGGTCTTGCCAAGTGGTGACCTTTGCTGAGAGCCttggcaggcagagctgctccttggtAAGGAGAGTGCTATAGGGCCTGGTTCCACCAGcttggaagaggagagaaagtggaagaagctttttttgCCTCCTGAAAAGCTGGAAGGTGTCTCTGTCCATGACAGGGCAGGGTGGGACTAGATGATATttcaagtcccttccaacccttaACATTCTATAATTATAcagaatatatatattctattatAACTCCACTGCTCCCTATGAAATAAATGTGTAGGAAGAGTCAGAAACAGTCTGGTCTCCCCAGTGCTCTGTGCCAAGCCCAATTTCATGTGTGCCAAGGAAATGGCTGTCTCAGGTCTACAGTGCAGTGATGGTGCAAATTTGGGAGCCTTCCCCCGCGAGATGCCAGGGATTCACTctggctgtgtcactgctccccCAGCTGGCGCTTATTCCTGTGCTTCTTTCCCAGGTGATCCACGACTTCCTGTTCTCCTTGAAAGAAAGCCCCGAGAAGTTCCAGATTGAGGCCAACTTCCCTCGCCgtgtcctgccctgcctccccaCAGAGGAGTGGCCCAACCCCCCCACGCTGCAGGAGGCGGGACTCAGCCACACGGAAGTCCTCTTTGTGCAGGACCTCACGGACGATTGAcacttccttttgcttttgtttttgtttgtttttgtcgtttcggtttttttttttttggttggtttttttttttttttccagaagacaCAAAACGGAAAGAGAAattcatattattattataatacaatattttttttaaaagactgcgTCCAAACGAGGGATCAGAGACCACATGGCCCGTGCCAGCTGTGCCGCGTGCGCACGGCCATCCCCTGCACCGGGGGGGCACGCAGGGGGGAGCTGCTGTTGCCCCTCCACCCTCCCTGGGGAGGAACAGGAATGGCAGCTCTTGGTAATTATTGCTTTTATCGatgacaataataataaaaccccAGCAACCCAACATCTTGTGAAGATTTGAtactctgctgctcctgagagACACGAGACCGAGCACCGGAACGTGCTGGgattggggtggggggaaagggcTGGACAGACTCTCTTCAGCTTCCCTCTGTGTATAAATACTGTTCTTTTACTATTTCTCTTGCTTTGTAATGACCAAAGGAGATTGGGGTTGACTATAGTATTAACTTTTTGATAAAGAGCTGGTTCGATTCTTACCCATGTGGGGCCTTGCCCAGGGTTCTTAGCCTGCGTAGTGTAATAAACTCTGCCTCTAgcatgtctgtgctgctgctttctgcccctgcccagggaggggggcagctgctgtgccacttGTGGCTCCCAGAAGTGTGGGTGCGCTCGGCTTCTGGCCTCACATGGGTGATtctgtgcccatggagctgctgcGTGAGGTGAGAGGGTGCCCAGCGCGGgggatggcagggctgggggtactgccagcaccagctccgGGCTCAGGGcgggaggaaaggctgggtcAGCCCCCGAGGCTGGGTCAGCCCCCGTGCAGCAGCTGCGAGGTGGAAGAGGTGGGAGGTGAGTTCAGGCTGGTCCCTGCCACAGGCTcggccagggctgtgccacagctgcccaAAGGCAGAGGGCAGGAGCCTGTTCCTGCCGTGACCTGGTTGGGGGTGGAAGGAATCTCAAAGCGCTCTGCTATGGGCAGGAACACGGCCTCAGCCTCTTCCCTGGCCCAGCATGGGAATGctggagggctgggatggaggagaggtGGAAGGTGTTccactgctgtggctggagccacccagggagctctgctgtcccGGGATAGCAGCCAGGAGCAATTTCCCATCTCTGTGCAAGCTGTGAGGGGTCGCTGGGTGAGAAGGAGGGGGCATGTGGTGCTGCTCAAAACCAGATCCTGCTGGGgcaaagcagcccctgctgcccccctcgggctctcctcccagcctctctcCAGGCCCTTCCAGCCgtggcagctccttcccaccgCTGGCCCCCGCTCTTCCCCTCAAGCCCCCATGGAGACGAGCTGGGCCCGGCGTGTTGGTATACATCATACATTTATTAGTGAATATCCCTCTCAAAATCAGccacaacattaaaaaaaataatgattgcACTACTTGGTCAAGCAGAACTAgcaactttcattttaaaaaaagtacaaaTCTGTTAAAAATTTCAATCAGTataatacacatatatataatacaACATACTAGTTATGTTAAATGCTACAAAACCAATATGATTCCaatggaatggaaaaaaacaaacacttttaGAGCTTtaagaaccttttttttctatatattaGCCTTTTTTCAAATACATACATGGGAAAAATGAGGTAACTGTAAAATGTGCAAgtaacagagcaaaaaaaattatatatatatatttatatatatatatatatatataaaaacttTCTAACACAGAACACACGTCCTAGCACCTTCCGGGGAGCCGCGGGGAACGCGGGGGTCCCACCGGAGGGCCCGGGGACTGGTATAATAGAACAGTAAACAGTCCACTATCCCACCACAGGAATTCATTGGTAAACAGTGGTATCTACAGCGCAGTCAGCAATCACAAACACCctaaataattgttttttagtattttttttgtcgttttttctttttgttattttttttttaaatgatactTTTAGCTGCTCATTGGAATAAATTCTGCAGCACACGAGCTGTGAGCTTTCGAGTCGCCGTCAAAGGACCGTAAGGCTTTCCTGGCTCCCTGGGCACCGCGAGGgcgggaggggaggagggggcgTCTCCGGGGGCGCGAAGCCGGGGACTCCTTTGGTTATCTGTCACTGAGTGAGGGACGGGGAAGGGGCCGGGGTCCTGCCCAAGGGGCACCGAGCCCAGCGGTGCCGGCGCCCGTGCCGCGGCGGAGCGGGtggcgccgggccggggcccTCGGCCTCGATGCTGGCCGCCGGAGAGGTGGGAAAGGGCGGCGAGGGGGAGCCGGCCCGTAGCCCCCCACAACCGCTCGCCGCCCCCCCGCGCCCGACCGGGCAGCGTCCGGGGCCGGCCCAGCggtggctggcactgccctccGGCCCTGGGCGCGGGGAACGCCACCGTGCCCACCCACGTGCCGGGCGCGGCCCCTCACCTCGCACCCGGCCGAGCCACCGCCGGGGCCAGCCCCGCGCctgccccccgccccgcggggAGCCGCCCCCTCCCACCCCGGTCCCTTGCACACGCCGCCGCCGCGGGCGCGGACCCCGCGGGGACGGCCCTGAAAGTCTCACGGTCCTGCTGTGGCGTTGCGGACATGTGCAGTACAGTGCATGGCAGTATCAGCTGAGCACAAAAacccctctccccaccccccTCACCCCACAGCCGGCTAGACGTAGCCAAGACCACGTTCCAAGCTGGTCAGACATGCATGCATATTTGTGAACATTTACATAGGGCTGGCGTCCGCTCGGAAGCTCCCAGGCGTCAGCGACGCGCCGGGAGGGGAGGGCGGTGCTCTCACCACCACCCCTGCCACCGCCTCCCGTCACCCTCCTCGCTAATTAATCATGCAAAACAACGGCCACGCGGGATTGATGGAGCCGGGCGGCGGCGTGGCGGCTTCTCCCCCGGCGCCTGCAAGGGCAGCGGGGATACGGTGGCAAGGGGACCGCTCACAGCTTCCCCCGCACCAGCCGGGCCGAGGCCAGGGTAGCACTGAAAATACTCCACGAAGTTATGAATAAAACCCCCCCGCGCTGGGGGCCGCAGCCCAGCCGGCCCCTCGCTGCCCACGGCGGGGAAACCGCGCCGTCCAGCCAGCAGGACGGGGCACGGGGCTACCTTGATTTACGTCGTCGGGACACAGATACGAGCAGGAGCCAGGGGCCGGGCAGCACACCGGGGACACCGCGTGCCCAAAGCCCTAGGGACGGGGTCGGTGTCCCCTCCTCAAGCTTGGCTGCCTTGCGGGATGCCACacggcccggccccgggagcTGCGCTGGCCAGGCACAGGGGAATGAACAGGGAGAGGGGGCCAGGGCTGCGCCAGCACCGTCCTCCCACTGGTGAAACACCCcaagcagccacagccctctggggctccccagggcagccgAGGCAGGAGAGAGGCCGTGCCAGGCTGCGCACAGGAGCGGGGACAGAGGCATTCCTGTGTTCCTGCCTTTCTGCCCCAGCCGCGCCGCGGGGTTGCTGGTGTCCCACCTTGGCCACGCTCTGCCAGCCACCTCCTCCGGCTGTCCCCGGGGCCGGGGTGCTGCCGGCATCAAACCCGCAGcgctccctcctctctcctccccgCGTCCTCCGAGAGAAACGCCGAGGGGAGGAGCCGCCTGCGTGCCCCTAGGGCAAACGGCCAAGGAACCAAAAACATGACGGAAATTAAAAGGAAacgagggggaaaaaaactgtcgtaaaaaaaaaaaaaaaatagtgacaaAGGGAAAAACCACTAATTCCCTAGGAGAGTACAAAGACCTGGAAAGTGATGGAGCAACAACAGCGTCTTTGGAGCGCAGAGGGCACGGCCACGCACCTCCCGCCTCCAGCACAACACGATTCGGGGCCCTGGGAGCGCAGCGGGCAGGCGTCCGGCTGAGTCCGTGCCCcggcggggaggaggagggctggCCGGGAGCCCAGACTGCTCAATGCTCACCACATCCGAGGAGAGGCTTTGGGGAGGGGGGGTAAGCGCAGGGTCAGGCCCCAGCAGCGGGCAGCGGCCCCCGCCCCAGCCCGGCGTCCTTGTCCTCTAGCGAATTGTGCGGCACAGCGCCCGCCAGCCTCAGTCCGCCTCCCGCTGCACCTCCGACGCGTCCGCCCGGCAGATCGGGCACGTGCGGTTCgcctgcaggcagccagagaCGGGGCAAGTGAGCAAGGCTGGAACCACGGCCCAGGAA is a genomic window containing:
- the FAF2 gene encoding FAS-associated factor 2 isoform X1; the protein is MAAPEERELTAEQTEKLLQFQDLTGIESMDQCRHTLEQHNWNIEAAVQDRLNEQEGVPSVFNPPPLRPLQVNTADHRIYSYVVSRPQPRGLLGWGYYFIMLPFRFTYYTLLDIFRFALRFIRPDPRSRVTDPVGDIISFIHMFEEKYGRIHPVFYQGTYSQALNDAKRELRFLLVYLHGDDHQDTDEFCRNTLCAPEVITLINTRMLFWACSTNKPEGYRVSQALRENTYPFLAVIMLKDRRMTVVGRLEGLIQADDLINQLMFIMDANQTYLVSERLEREERNQTQVLRQQQDEAYLASLRADQEKERKKKEERERKKKKEEEVQQQKLAEERRRQTLQEEKERRSECLPPEPHPDDPESVKIIFKLPNDSRVERRFHFTQSLTVIHDFLFSLKESPEKFQIEANFPRRVLPCLPTEEWPNPPTLQEAGLSHTEVLFVQDLTDD
- the FAF2 gene encoding FAS-associated factor 2 isoform X2, which encodes MDQCRHTLEQHNWNIEAAVQDRLNEQEGVPSVFNPPPLRPLQVNTADHRIYSYVVSRPQPRGLLGWGYYFIMLPFRFTYYTLLDIFRFALRFIRPDPRSRVTDPVGDIISFIHMFEEKYGRIHPVFYQGTYSQALNDAKRELRFLLVYLHGDDHQDTDEFCRNTLCAPEVITLINTRMLFWACSTNKPEGYRVSQALRENTYPFLAVIMLKDRRMTVVGRLEGLIQADDLINQLMFIMDANQTYLVSERLEREERNQTQVLRQQQDEAYLASLRADQEKERKKKEERERKKKKEEEVQQQKLAEERRRQTLQEEKERRSECLPPEPHPDDPESVKIIFKLPNDSRVERRFHFTQSLTVIHDFLFSLKESPEKFQIEANFPRRVLPCLPTEEWPNPPTLQEAGLSHTEVLFVQDLTDD